The genomic segment AAACAGGGCTTAGTTATAATGGAAAAATAGAAATAGAGTCAGGGCTTAATGAAAAGTCTGTTGTGGTTGAGCAAATCACTAAAGCACAGCAAGCCTCAGGCACGAAAGGTTTCTTGCAAGGGAGCAGACCTCGACCTGGTCTTCGTTAAATAGCAACGATGATAGAACTACAAAAAATCTCGAAGACTTATAATACTGGGGTAATTTCCTTTCAGGCCTTAAAAAGTGTTGATCTCAAAATTGAACAAGGTGAATTTGTAGCCATTATGGGCGCTTCTGGAAGTGGTAAATCAACTTTACTCCATATCCTAGGTTTTCTTGACCCACCAGATGAAGGTTCTTACTTTTTTTTAGGTCAAAATGTTGCAAATTTAAAGGAAAGCACACTTACAAGGTTAAGAAACAAAGTAGCTGGTTTTGTTTTTCAGCAGTTTCATCTTTTACCAGGCATTAAAGCACATGAAAACGTTAGTCTTCCTTTAATTTATGGCGATAATAAAAACATTAAAGAAAAAGCTCTTGAACAATTAAAAGCAGTAGGGCTAAAAGACAGGACCGAACATGTTCCTAATGAACTTTCTGGTGGCGAAAGACAAAGAGTCGCTATAGCTAGGGCGCTTGTTAATGACCCCCTAGTGATTTTTGCTGACGAACCTACAGGTAATCTTGATACAACTAGCGAAAAGGAGATAATGAAGATTCTTGTGGGCTTAAATAGTAAAGGGATAACCATCATTATGGTTACTCACGAGATGGAAATAGCCGAGCATGCTAGCCGTATTATTTCTATGAGAGACGGAGAAATTATTTCGGATGTTGTTAAATCTAAAAACAAACATAAACTAAAGATGAAACAAAACACCGTTGCTGAAGAGATTATTTCAAATAAAAAAAAGTTATCAGGGAATCAAATGGAATGGATTTCCCATCTAAAACAGGCGATAAGGGCAATTAATGTTAATAAGCTCCGTTCTTTTTTATCAATGTTAGGTATTTTGATTGGTGTAGCAGCAGTAATTGCTATGTTGGCTTTGGGAAAAGGTGCAACCAGTAATATTGAAAAGGATTTAAGTAGGTTGGGTTCTAATCTGCTTATTGTTATGCCTGGGAGTAGGGTTGCAGGTGGTATTTCAATGGGAGCCGGAATCTCTAGCCGTTTTTCTGAAACAGATTTAACTATCTTAAAAAGAATACCAACTGTTAAAAGAGCATCTGGAATTATTTCTGGAAAAGCACAAGTTGTTTATAGTAATAAGAACTGGAGAACCTCAGTCTCTGGAACAGATGTTGATTATTCTAAAATGAGAGAAGTTATTCCTAATATAGGTAGATATTTTACTGAAAACGAACAGCAAAACAGGGAAAGAGTTGCGGTTATTGGGGCAACAATTGTTGAAAATTTATATGGAACGGAAGACCCTTTAGGTCAAAACATTAAAATAAACAAAGTAAATTTCAAAGTAATTGGAGTTTTGCCAAAAAAAGGGTTTTCTGGTGGACGCGATGAAAATGACATTATTTACATTCCACTTAGTACTGCTATGTATCGACTAATGGGTGAAAGATACTTAAATCAAATACAAGTTGAAGTAGATAAGAAAGAAAACATAAACGCCACCAAACAAAGTGTTACGGATGCGCTAAATCAAGCACATAAATGGCCAGCTAATGATAACATGGTGACGATTAGAGATATGGCAGAAATTCAAGATGCAATAAAAGGAACAATCACAACAATTTCCTTACTTCTGGGCATAGTTGCAACAATAGCTTTGCTTGTAGGTGGCATAGGAATAATGAATATTATGCTTGTTTCTGTTACAGAAAGAACTAGGGAAATAGGGCTAAGAAAAGCAATTGGAGCTGGCAAAAAGGATATTATGAATCAATTTTTAGTGGAAGCAGTAATCATTACTGTGGTTGGAGGCATCTTTGGTGTTCTTTTGGGCTGGTTGATTTCTGTCTTTATTTCCTTTTTTGCAAAATGGACAACAGAAATATCTTTAGTTTCCGTGCTAGTTTCAACAGGATTTTCGATTATTATAGGTCTTATTTTTGGACTTTGGCCAGCAAAACAAGCTGCTAGTCTAAAAACTATAGATGCGTTACGTTACGAATAACAGTTTCATCTAAAGATGTTTAAAGGTAACTTTTATCTTTTAACCTGATATAATAAACAAATGAAAGCAGAAAATATCTTCGTCTCAGACTTTGATGGAACAATTACTCAACATGACTTTTATAGTTTAGTTACAAAAGCTTTTCCCGAGATTTTGCAGCACAATGATTGGTCTAATTATGAAGAAGGAAAAATAACTCATTTTGAGGCTCTTAAAAACATCTTTGCACGTTTAAATTGTCCAGAAAAGATGCTGATTGAAATTACAAATAAGATGATATTTCCTCCTAACTTTACTAATGATGTGGATACCTTAAAGCAAAACGGTTGGGATCTTACCATCGCCTCTGCTGGTTGCGATTGGTATATCAAAAAACTTTTAGGAGCTAATTTAAACAAACTTACTTTATATACCAACCCTGGAACTTATTCACCAGAAAGCGGTTTAACTATGACACGGGCTGATATTGGGAAATTCTCTTCCATAAATATAGGTGTTAACAAACTAGCAATAGTAGAGGATGCTCTGCATCGATATCAGAATGTTGCTTTTGCGGGT from the Candidatus Margulisiibacteriota bacterium genome contains:
- a CDS encoding ABC transporter permease is translated as MIELQKISKTYNTGVISFQALKSVDLKIEQGEFVAIMGASGSGKSTLLHILGFLDPPDEGSYFFLGQNVANLKESTLTRLRNKVAGFVFQQFHLLPGIKAHENVSLPLIYGDNKNIKEKALEQLKAVGLKDRTEHVPNELSGGERQRVAIARALVNDPLVIFADEPTGNLDTTSEKEIMKILVGLNSKGITIIMVTHEMEIAEHASRIISMRDGEIISDVVKSKNKHKLKMKQNTVAEEIISNKKKLSGNQMEWISHLKQAIRAINVNKLRSFLSMLGILIGVAAVIAMLALGKGATSNIEKDLSRLGSNLLIVMPGSRVAGGISMGAGISSRFSETDLTILKRIPTVKRASGIISGKAQVVYSNKNWRTSVSGTDVDYSKMREVIPNIGRYFTENEQQNRERVAVIGATIVENLYGTEDPLGQNIKINKVNFKVIGVLPKKGFSGGRDENDIIYIPLSTAMYRLMGERYLNQIQVEVDKKENINATKQSVTDALNQAHKWPANDNMVTIRDMAEIQDAIKGTITTISLLLGIVATIALLVGGIGIMNIMLVSVTERTREIGLRKAIGAGKKDIMNQFLVEAVIITVVGGIFGVLLGWLISVFISFFAKWTTEISLVSVLVSTGFSIIIGLIFGLWPAKQAASLKTIDALRYE
- a CDS encoding HAD-IB family phosphatase; its protein translation is MKAENIFVSDFDGTITQHDFYSLVTKAFPEILQHNDWSNYEEGKITHFEALKNIFARLNCPEKMLIEITNKMIFPPNFTNDVDTLKQNGWDLTIASAGCDWYIKKLLGANLNKLTLYTNPGTYSPESGLTMTRADIGKFSSINIGVNKLAIVEDALHRYQNVAFAGDGRPDLESALRVPAERRFATGWLAQKLTSLGEAYIPFQDWSEIIPQLIKGTK